The sequence below is a genomic window from Candidatus Thiopontia autotrophica.
GTGACTCCGGCTTGGCGCCATGAGCACCCAGCATGCGTGGCTGACTTGGACCATATATATCTGCATCCAGCATCCCCACATTAGCCCCCTCTGCAGAGAGCGCAAGAGCAAGATTTACTGCAGTTGTAGATTTACCAACACCACCTTTGCCTGATGCAACTGCGATAATGTTTTTAACGCCGTCAACAGCTTGAACACCTTTCTGAACCGCATGAGAGACGATGCTCCAGCCTACATTAACTGCTGCTTCAGATACTCCATCCACTGCATTCACTTTTTCAGCAACGGCCTCGCTCAGGGTATCTGCATATCCTTTGGCAGGAAACCCCAACTCAATATCTACAGTCACTTTTCCGCCATCAATTACCACATCCTTTACTGCCTTTGCAGAGATAAGGTCTGTATCAAGATAAGGATCAATATAGGCACTGATTGCGGACTCTACTGCCTCGCGGGTCACTTCGGACATGGGAAAACTCCAGATTAATTTTGATTTAACAGAATTTGCTGATGTTACCATATTCACCCTATTCAATAGAACAAATAGTTGATAATTTTTGTTGGTTATTATGGTCTGTTGTAGCATAGTTTGGTTCATGCTCTTGTTGACGACAAAAGCATGTGTAGTTTGCTCTCTAATTGGTTAAAATCACTGAATTACATTACAAATAAAATTATAAGAAGAGTGCCCTACTCGTCTGGGTTCAATAACAAATGTCCAATTCATCCCCTCGTAACATCCTGATAACCAGCGCCCTCCCCTATGCCAATGGAAGTATCCATATTGGACATATGGTCGAGTATATTCAGACCGATATCTGGACACGTTTTCAGAAAATGCAGGGGAACAATTGTTACTACGTCTGTGCTGATGATGCCCACGGCACCCCAATAATGTTGCGCGCCCAGAATGAGGGAGTTACGCCGGAGGAGCTGATCGCCAATGTTGCCAAAGAGCACAAGGCAGATTTTGATGACTTCCTGATCGATTTTGATAACTTCCACTCTACCCACTCTGATGAGAATCGCGAGCTTTCCACCGAGATATATCAGAAATTACGGGACAATGGTTACATAACAACACGCACCATTGAACAGGCGTACGATCCGGAACGGGAGATGTTTCTGCCGGACCGCTTTATCAAGGGTACATGTCCAAAATGTGGTGCTGACGACCAGTATGGTGACAACTGTGAGGTATGTGGTGCCACCTACTCAACCTCTGAATTAAAAAATGCAGTCTCGGCAGTATCCGGAGCAACCCCGGTCAACAGAGAGTCAGAACACTACTTTTTCAAGCTTACAGAGTTTGAGGAGATGCTGAAGAGGTGGACTCATGGAGGACACCTCCAGGAAGAGGTCTCCCGCAAACTTGATGAGTGGTTTGAAGCGGGACTCCAGGAGTGGGATATCTCAAGAGATGCCCCCTACTTTGGTTTCCGCATCCCTGATACTGAAGACAAATATTTCTACGTATGGCTAGATGCTCCCATCGGCTACATGGCCAGCTTCAAAAACCTGTGCGAACGTGAAGATATAGACTTTGATGCATTCTGGTCTGATGACAGCAACGCCGAGCTCTATCACTTTATTGGCAAGGACATAATCTATTTCCATGCCCTGTTCTGGCCCGCCATGCTACATGGTGCAGGGTTTCGCACCCCAACAGCAATCAATGCACATGGCTTTCTTACCGTAAATGGACAGAAGATGTCCAAATCCAGGGGAACCTTTATCAAGGCAAGGACATGGCTCGACCACCTGAACCCTGAGGCACTCCGTTACTATTTTGCTGCCAAACTTGGGCGTGGCATTGAGGATCTGGATCTCAATCTGGATGACTTTCGTGCCAGGGTCAATTCGGATCTGGTTGGCAAGGTGGTAAATATTGCCAGCCGCTGTGCCGGCTTCATAACCAAAAAATTTGATGGCAAACTCTCTGACAGCTGTAGCGAGATGGATCTGTACCAGGAGTTTGTCACCCAGGGCGACTCTATCGCCAAACATTATGAAGATCGTGATTTCGGACGCGCCATTCGCGAAATCATGGCCCTGGCAGACCAGGCAAACCGTTATATTGACGAGAAGAAACCATGGGTACTGGCAAAACAGGAAGGCAAGCAGCAGGAGGTACAGGATGCCTGCAGTGTAGGTCTTAACCTGTTCCGCGCCTTGATGACATATCTCAAGCCTGTGCTCCCTGTGATGGCAGAAAATGTCGAGAGCTTTCTAAATGCTGGTCAACTAAGTTGGGATGCACTACAGCAGCCTCTTGAGGGCACCGCTATTAATAAATTCAGACCGCTGATGCAGCGCGTAGAGGAGAAGGATACATTGGCCATGGTTGAGGAGTCGAAAGAGTCATTGCAGACAGGCGCAAAACAACCTGAAACAAAACAGAAACCTTCTGCTGATACAGTTGAGCCCATTTCACCAGAGATCCAGTTTGATGATTTTGCCAAAATTGATCTGCGTGTTGCCAGAATCGAAAAAGCGGCTCCAGTTGAGGGGGCAGATCGCCTGCTGCAACTTACTCTTGATCTGGGTAGTGAGAAGAAAAATGTCTTTGCCGGCATCAAATCCGCCTACACCCCAGAATCACTCGAGGGAAAGCTAACAGTCATGGTTGCCAACCTCGCGCCAAGAAAGATGCGCTTTGGCATGTCCGAAGGGATGGTACTGGCCGCTGGACCAGGAGGTGATGATCTCTTTATCCTCCATCCAGATGATGGCGCAACACCAGGTATGAGAATAAAGTAATAGCCAGCATACCGAGAAAATAGATTTGACTGAAATAGCCTTAATCCTTG
It includes:
- the metG gene encoding methionine--tRNA ligase; its protein translation is MSNSSPRNILITSALPYANGSIHIGHMVEYIQTDIWTRFQKMQGNNCYYVCADDAHGTPIMLRAQNEGVTPEELIANVAKEHKADFDDFLIDFDNFHSTHSDENRELSTEIYQKLRDNGYITTRTIEQAYDPEREMFLPDRFIKGTCPKCGADDQYGDNCEVCGATYSTSELKNAVSAVSGATPVNRESEHYFFKLTEFEEMLKRWTHGGHLQEEVSRKLDEWFEAGLQEWDISRDAPYFGFRIPDTEDKYFYVWLDAPIGYMASFKNLCEREDIDFDAFWSDDSNAELYHFIGKDIIYFHALFWPAMLHGAGFRTPTAINAHGFLTVNGQKMSKSRGTFIKARTWLDHLNPEALRYYFAAKLGRGIEDLDLNLDDFRARVNSDLVGKVVNIASRCAGFITKKFDGKLSDSCSEMDLYQEFVTQGDSIAKHYEDRDFGRAIREIMALADQANRYIDEKKPWVLAKQEGKQQEVQDACSVGLNLFRALMTYLKPVLPVMAENVESFLNAGQLSWDALQQPLEGTAINKFRPLMQRVEEKDTLAMVEESKESLQTGAKQPETKQKPSADTVEPISPEIQFDDFAKIDLRVARIEKAAPVEGADRLLQLTLDLGSEKKNVFAGIKSAYTPESLEGKLTVMVANLAPRKMRFGMSEGMVLAAGPGGDDLFILHPDDGATPGMRIK